A DNA window from Haliovirga abyssi contains the following coding sequences:
- a CDS encoding alpha/beta hydrolase — MKKWLLLVLLFLVIGCNKFNDEILNYNSVKKINNKKYNSEKSKKGVKKMEFQSFMLENNIKKNSIKSKFVPETMEYYVLLPQNYNKNKKYPVLYLLHGITDKAEYWFDKAEILSRYKEIRNKKIIGDMILIFPESGNDGRSWYTNFERDKKNKYEDYFIKELIPDVEKKYSVYKSPDKRAIAGFSMGGYGAYALFMRNIEKFKVVGSFAGALNLNRVAFNKKELGVYKFLWLPDIFIKDENGKSFEYSFGNFPMKWLNKNPYKLIDKLYKEKKDELKSKYFYLSVGKNDIEDYHMIYQWQDMCEKLEKYKLNYKANLVENEEHTWEYVRRDFENLLLYVWDKLEEE, encoded by the coding sequence TTGAAGAAATGGTTATTATTAGTACTATTATTTTTAGTTATAGGATGTAATAAATTTAATGATGAAATATTAAATTATAATAGTGTAAAAAAAATAAATAATAAAAAATATAATTCTGAAAAAAGCAAAAAAGGGGTAAAGAAAATGGAATTTCAATCTTTTATGTTAGAAAATAATATAAAAAAAAATAGTATTAAAAGTAAATTTGTTCCAGAAACTATGGAATATTATGTTTTATTACCCCAAAATTATAATAAAAATAAAAAATATCCTGTATTATATCTTTTACATGGAATTACAGATAAAGCAGAATATTGGTTTGACAAAGCAGAAATTTTAAGTAGATATAAAGAAATTAGAAATAAGAAAATAATTGGAGATATGATTTTGATTTTCCCAGAATCTGGAAATGATGGTAGAAGCTGGTATACTAATTTTGAAAGAGATAAAAAAAATAAATATGAAGATTATTTTATAAAAGAGCTTATTCCAGATGTAGAAAAAAAATATTCTGTATATAAATCACCGGATAAAAGAGCTATTGCTGGGTTTTCTATGGGTGGATATGGAGCGTATGCTTTGTTTATGAGAAATATAGAGAAGTTTAAAGTTGTAGGTTCTTTTGCAGGAGCATTAAATTTAAATAGAGTAGCTTTTAATAAAAAAGAATTAGGTGTATATAAATTTTTATGGTTGCCAGATATATTTATTAAGGATGAAAATGGAAAATCATTTGAATATTCTTTTGGGAATTTTCCTATGAAATGGTTAAATAAAAATCCATATAAATTAATTGATAAACTATATAAAGAAAAAAAAGATGAACTTAAATCAAAATATTTTTATTTGAGCGTTGGGAAAAATGATATAGAGGATTATCATATGATTTACCAATGGCAGGATATGTGTGAAAAATTAGAAAAGTATAAATTGAATTATAAGGCTAATTTAGTAGAAAATGAAGAGCATACTTGGGAATATGTTAGAAGAGATTTTGAAAATTTATTATTATATGTTTGGGATAAGTTAGAGGAGGAATAG
- a CDS encoding cupin domain-containing protein, with product MIIKIGDTKQQITEKPRGGVGEIIANMYLKDSELENSLTGFNMMQLKKNSEVGYHQHINDEEIYYILTGKGIVNDNGIEKEVEAGDMIYTKQGEFHSIKNIGDELLEFIAFIIKK from the coding sequence ATGATAATTAAAATAGGAGATACAAAACAACAAATAACAGAAAAGCCAAGAGGTGGGGTAGGCGAAATTATAGCAAACATGTATTTGAAAGATTCAGAATTAGAAAATTCATTAACAGGATTTAATATGATGCAATTAAAAAAAAATAGTGAAGTTGGATATCATCAACATATAAATGATGAGGAAATATATTATATATTAACTGGTAAAGGTATTGTAAATGACAATGGAATAGAAAAAGAAGTTGAAGCAGGTGATATGATTTATACAAAACAAGGTGAATTTCATAGTATAAAAAATATAGGAGATGAGCTATTGGAATTTATAGCTTTCATAATAAAAAAATGA
- the mnmA gene encoding tRNA 2-thiouridine(34) synthase MnmA translates to MDKIINKNKTIAVAMSGGVDSSVVAYMLKKEGYNIIGITMKHWGGEDSGDNNKTCCSLDDIYDAKRVCDDLGISHYVVNFEKEFKEEVVKYFIDDYINGNTPNPCVVCNRKIKLGKLVDFSKKIGADFLATGHYAKVINEKLYMGDDVKKDQAYFLSQVKKDYFKSILFPIGNYNKTYVRELAKELGVRVYAKKDSQEICFVENDDYKKFLMNMTDGKIFKNGEIVTTKGEVVGKHKGTAFYTIGQRKGLGISYSKPLYVVDLDSKNNRVIVGDNEELFRNKLIAIKINLLGVEKIEELDNIYCNIKTRSRDILHRAKLKLIDENKIEASFELGVRAITPGQLAVFYREDGLVLGSGFIEGGKSL, encoded by the coding sequence GTGGATAAAATAATTAATAAAAATAAAACTATAGCAGTAGCAATGAGTGGTGGAGTTGATAGTTCTGTTGTGGCATATATGTTAAAAAAAGAGGGATATAATATAATAGGAATAACAATGAAACATTGGGGTGGAGAAGATTCAGGAGATAATAATAAAACTTGTTGTTCATTAGATGATATTTATGATGCAAAAAGAGTTTGTGATGATTTGGGAATATCACATTATGTTGTTAATTTTGAAAAAGAATTTAAAGAAGAAGTTGTTAAATATTTTATTGATGATTATATAAATGGCAATACACCTAATCCATGTGTAGTATGTAATAGAAAAATAAAATTAGGAAAATTAGTGGATTTTTCAAAAAAAATTGGAGCTGATTTTTTAGCTACAGGACATTATGCAAAAGTTATTAATGAAAAATTATATATGGGAGATGACGTAAAAAAAGATCAAGCGTATTTTTTATCTCAAGTAAAAAAAGACTATTTTAAGAGTATATTATTTCCTATTGGGAATTATAATAAAACTTATGTTAGAGAATTGGCAAAAGAATTAGGTGTAAGAGTTTATGCTAAAAAAGATAGTCAAGAGATATGTTTTGTAGAGAATGATGATTATAAAAAGTTTCTTATGAATATGACAGATGGGAAAATATTTAAAAATGGAGAAATAGTAACTACAAAAGGCGAAGTTGTAGGCAAACATAAAGGAACAGCTTTTTATACAATAGGACAAAGGAAAGGGCTAGGAATATCATATAGTAAACCACTATATGTAGTCGATTTAGACAGTAAAAATAATAGGGTTATTGTTGGGGATAATGAAGAACTATTTAGAAATAAATTAATAGCGATTAAAATAAATCTTTTAGGAGTAGAAAAGATAGAAGAATTAGATAATATATATTGCAATATAAAAACAAGATCAAGAGATATATTGCATAGAGCTAAATTAAAATTAATAGATGAAAATAAAATAGAAGCTTCATTTGAATTAGGAGTAAGAGCAATTACACCAGGGCAACTAGCTGTATTTTATAGAGAAGATGGTTTAGTTCTTGGAAGTGGATTTATAGAAGGAGGTAAAAGTTTATGA